GTGAATGACGGGGCCGTGGCGCTGTTTTGAAAGATCGCGTGGAGGCTCAGCTCGTCGCGACCCTGGGCGGCGCGCTGGTGCTTCATGAGGAGGTTAAAGGTGTCGCTGTTGCGGTAGTCGGGCCGGTAACCCAAGTCGCTCAGGTATAGGCTGATCGAGGCGGAGTCGATGTTGCGGTCCAGCGAGCCACTGGGCGAGTGGTAAAGCTCGTGGACTTTCTCACCGTCGCGAAAGAATTCAAAGAGGACGTTGTGGACGTTGATGGCCTGGCCGAAGTCGACCTCCACATGAAGCGCTTCGTTCTCGACCATGGGCTTGAACGTCGACATCGGCGTCGATAGCCGCGCAACGGATTGGGCCGAGTCCAGCTTTGCCGTTTCGTAATCAATGACGCCGCGCCAGTCATCGTGGGCCATCAGGTCCTCCCAGCCGACGCGCCATATCCAGCCATCGATGCCCGCGTAGAGCGCATCATCTTGCGCAAAGGCAAACTGGTAGCTGTTGTTGAGCCCGAGTTCCTTGCCATAGGGCAGGGTGAAGGTGTGCTCGATGGTGCCGGTCTTGGGGTCGATCACGCGCACCCAGCCGAAGGCGGTTACATAGATCAGCTTTCCATGGGCCATTTGCAGGCTGAGGGCTGCGCGGGGTAAGAGCTGCTCCCAAATGACCTCGCCCGTGGCCCGGTTCACCGCGCCGAGCAAACCGCCTTCGTTGCTCTGGTATTCGGCGTATTCGGTGCGCCCTTGCTCGATCAGTTTTTTGCGCTCCGCAGTCCAGTCTGACTTACCGCCAAGGATGGTGAAGAATACCCGGTCTTGCCAGGGCAGGGCTTTGCCCGGCAGGTAGCCGTTGCCATGGTAGGTCGGCCATGCTTCGGCGTCGTAGCCGGGCGTGGTTTGCCAGGCCGGGTAGCCATCGGCCAGGTGATAGGCGGCCATGCCGGGTTCATTGGTGGCGACGTAGATATACTCGTCGTCGGTGGCGAGCTGGCCCAGGCGGCGGTTGGGCAAGTCAATTTGCCACAGGGGTTCCTTGCCCGTTTGCGGATCGATCAGCGCCAGCGTGGCGTCATATTCCGGAGAGGCATCGAGGTATTGCAGGTTGCGCTGGAGCACGATGCCGCGGGGCGTCGCGAAGATGCCGCCCAGGTAGCCTTGTGCGGTAATCGCGTTTTCGATCTGGCCGCTGGCGGCATCGAGTTGCAGGAGGGTATCGTGGGACCGCGCAAAGAGCTGGCCACCCGCCTGGATGACTTGGTGCGCGTTGTAATCCTGCCTTTGCCAAAGCGTCTCACCGCTGTCGGGCGCCAGCGCCAAGAGGCTGCTTGAGGCGGGGAGGTAAAGGACTCCATCGACGAGCTCCGGGCTGCTGGTGTTCCACGGGATGGACTGCTGCCAGTCGATGGCCCCGGTGTCCAGATTGATGGCATAGCCGTGGCCTTTTTGCGTCGTCAGGTAGAGGCGTTGCGCGTCGTGGGTAGCGCTGTAAAAGGTCCGGCCTGACAAGTGGACTGGCCAGCCCGGGCTTTTCGGCTCGGCGTGCGAGGCAAGTGCGGCAAGGAGTGCCAAGAGCGTTAAAAGATGTTTCATTGGTCGCCTCCTTCCAGGCTGACGCCGAGCTCGGCGAGCACTTTTAGCAAGCGCGGATCGTTGGGGTGCTCGTTGAAAAGGACCTGCCCATCGGGAGCGATAATGAGCACGCGGGGAATGAAATCGATGTCGAAGCGGCGGCTGAAGTTGCGGTCCTTCGGCTGCACTAGCCAGTGAAACTCGTAGGGGTGGTCACGGCGAAACGCCGAGGCCTTGGCGGTGTTTTCCGTGTTCACGCTGGCGACGTAAACGCCTTGCGGCTCCAGTTCGCGGGCACGCTCTTCGAGCTTGGGCATGCCGCGAATGCAAGGCCCGCACCAGGTGGCCCAAAAGTCGAGCAGCAGCGCCTTGCGCCCTTCAAGCAATTCACCGAGGGTGTGCTCCTGCCCGTCGAGGCCTAGCAATACCATGTCCAGCGGCGCGTGCTGGGTTTGCCAATCCTGCTCCTGCTGGTAGTCCTTCACCCACGGGTTGAGCACGAGGGAGAGCTCGGGCTCCAGCCACAGCGCACGTTGTGCGTGTTGCTCAAAGGCGGGTCCGTCGTCCTGCAGGCGGGCAATTTTCGCCTGAAGCGCGGCCTGAATGGCCTCCAGCATGCGCGCGTCTTCGATCAGGTGGCATTGCGAATACAGCCACTGCGGTTGCAGCTGCATGGTCTCGGCGTAGAGCGCTTCGAACTGCGCGGCCTCCTCGCGGTCATGAAACAGCGCGTAAAGTATCTTTGCCTCCAGCAGGGTTTCCGGCGCGGCGCCGGCCTCTTGCGCGGCTTGCAGGCCGGCCTCCAGCTCAGGGCGGCTTTTAAAAGGCTCGGCCAGCAGGTCCTTGGGTTTGGGCTCGGCGGCGTGGATCAACTGGCATGCCATGAGGGCAATGGCGGCCAGACAAGCGTGTTTTATGGTAACCAGCACAGTGATGCTAGTTGTCGGGAAATATTGGTTTCTGTCAATGCGGCATCTTCTGCTTCATTTGACGATTTTGCCATCGGAACCTTGACAGCGATGCGAGCGGGAGCTCAGCCCTAATAGCCTCTATTGGCAGAAGCTTCGCCTGATCGGTCAGTTGCTTGATTCGGCCCAATGTGATCATAACGCACCTAGATTTTCCGCTGGGGTATGGAGCTATTTTTAGGACCGTAGAGCTCTGGCGGCGTGAAGTGCTTGCAAGAAGCTAATTGTTATACCTTTTATTTGTTCATGCCAATCCAGACTCCAGTTAGTAAGATGACTGTGATAAACAGGGTTAGAAAAGCTCAAAGCGTAGCACCGACTCTTTGAGCTTTTCTCATATTCCTCATCTCTTTGTTTTGGAGTTCCATTGGGATCAATTCCGTCAGCCATTAAGTCATGTGTGTGATCCTTGATCTGTCTAGCGATCCACGCTTCCATTCTCTCTTCACTTCTGTCTGTTTCTAAAACTTCAATATGCTGTCGATCAAACCAGAAAACTCCAAAGTCAGGATCAACTAAATCGATTGCTTCGCTACAACCACCTGCATCTTCGCCAAGTGCAAAAAAACTTTGGCTAGGGATCTCTAAATTTCTCTTTCTCTCAGTTTTCTGTTCAGTT
The genomic region above belongs to Cerasicoccus sp. TK19100 and contains:
- a CDS encoding PQQ-binding-like beta-propeller repeat protein, translating into MKHLLTLLALLAALASHAEPKSPGWPVHLSGRTFYSATHDAQRLYLTTQKGHGYAINLDTGAIDWQQSIPWNTSSPELVDGVLYLPASSSLLALAPDSGETLWQRQDYNAHQVIQAGGQLFARSHDTLLQLDAASGQIENAITAQGYLGGIFATPRGIVLQRNLQYLDASPEYDATLALIDPQTGKEPLWQIDLPNRRLGQLATDDEYIYVATNEPGMAAYHLADGYPAWQTTPGYDAEAWPTYHGNGYLPGKALPWQDRVFFTILGGKSDWTAERKKLIEQGRTEYAEYQSNEGGLLGAVNRATGEVIWEQLLPRAALSLQMAHGKLIYVTAFGWVRVIDPKTGTIEHTFTLPYGKELGLNNSYQFAFAQDDALYAGIDGWIWRVGWEDLMAHDDWRGVIDYETAKLDSAQSVARLSTPMSTFKPMVENEALHVEVDFGQAINVHNVLFEFFRDGEKVHELYHSPSGSLDRNIDSASISLYLSDLGYRPDYRNSDTFNLLMKHQRAAQGRDELSLHAIFQNSATAPSFTGHQSLSYTQDQLNLAHGYAANVFEEISWNDGQLPVMVLLTQKPDRSIPINWLRVRSQNLQTFRDTYPQGDYLLISILGEETE
- a CDS encoding peroxiredoxin family protein, which translates into the protein MLVTIKHACLAAIALMACQLIHAAEPKPKDLLAEPFKSRPELEAGLQAAQEAGAAPETLLEAKILYALFHDREEAAQFEALYAETMQLQPQWLYSQCHLIEDARMLEAIQAALQAKIARLQDDGPAFEQHAQRALWLEPELSLVLNPWVKDYQQEQDWQTQHAPLDMVLLGLDGQEHTLGELLEGRKALLLDFWATWCGPCIRGMPKLEERARELEPQGVYVASVNTENTAKASAFRRDHPYEFHWLVQPKDRNFSRRFDIDFIPRVLIIAPDGQVLFNEHPNDPRLLKVLAELGVSLEGGDQ